In one Actinomyces trachealis genomic region, the following are encoded:
- a CDS encoding nucleoside triphosphate pyrophosphatase produces the protein MIVLASQSPGRLSTLRAAGVEPMVRVSDVDESALLAGLTARHQMAGLPAPTPVEQVQVLAEAKARDVAARLTPQEVAEAAGAGGCVVVGCDSMLEFDGQVLGKPGSPEKVRERWLAMRGRAAVLHSGHFLVRVTDGATAAGVSSGVVHFGEPTLAEIEAYAASGEPQWCAGAFTIDGLGGAFIESIEGDPHGVVGLSLPLLRRLLADLGVVWTDLWLLPGGAA, from the coding sequence GTGATCGTGCTTGCTTCCCAGTCCCCCGGCCGCCTGTCCACCTTGCGTGCAGCGGGGGTTGAGCCAATGGTTCGGGTCTCGGATGTGGATGAGTCGGCGCTCCTAGCGGGGCTGACAGCGCGTCACCAGATGGCTGGGTTGCCTGCCCCCACGCCGGTGGAGCAGGTGCAGGTGCTCGCGGAAGCTAAGGCTCGGGATGTGGCAGCACGCTTGACGCCGCAGGAGGTGGCTGAGGCTGCTGGTGCAGGCGGCTGCGTCGTCGTCGGTTGTGACTCCATGCTGGAGTTCGATGGGCAGGTGCTCGGCAAGCCTGGCAGCCCGGAGAAGGTGCGCGAGCGCTGGCTGGCCATGCGGGGGCGCGCCGCAGTGCTGCACTCCGGTCACTTCCTGGTGCGGGTGACCGATGGGGCGACGGCGGCTGGCGTGAGCTCCGGGGTGGTGCACTTTGGGGAGCCGACGCTGGCGGAGATTGAGGCCTACGCAGCATCTGGGGAACCACAGTGGTGTGCAGGGGCTTTCACGATCGACGGCTTGGGAGGGGCTTTCATTGAGTCGATTGAGGGCGATCCGCATGGGGTGGTGGGCTTATCTTTGCCTTTGCTGCGGCGCCTGCTGGCGGATTTAGGTGTGGTCTGGACGGATCTTTGGCTGCTCCCGGGTGGGGCCGCATGA
- a CDS encoding response regulator transcription factor, translating to MTTVLLVEDDPAISEPLARAFGREGYEVLTHGTGNGALAEVSRADIIVLDLGLPDIDGLDVARQVRGQGLTTPILMLTARSEETDKVVGLDAGADDYVTKPFRLAELLARVRSQVRRASGEAIEETLTAGEIKVDVAARRAFVGSRELQLTTREFELLRVLVRGVNQVLPSEDVLKEVWGEDPTGNEQALDMHVTWLRRKLGDDAEAPTILLSEEGGYRLVAA from the coding sequence GTGACTACTGTGCTTCTCGTCGAGGACGATCCCGCGATCTCGGAGCCCCTCGCCCGTGCCTTCGGGCGTGAGGGCTACGAGGTGCTCACCCATGGAACCGGCAATGGTGCCCTCGCTGAGGTCTCCCGAGCTGACATCATCGTGCTGGACCTCGGTCTGCCCGATATTGACGGTTTGGACGTGGCCCGCCAGGTGCGCGGCCAGGGCCTGACCACCCCCATCCTTATGCTCACCGCCCGCAGTGAGGAGACTGACAAGGTCGTCGGTCTGGACGCTGGCGCCGACGACTACGTCACCAAGCCTTTTCGCTTGGCCGAGCTGCTGGCGCGCGTCCGTTCCCAGGTGCGCCGCGCCTCCGGCGAGGCCATCGAGGAGACCTTGACTGCTGGTGAGATCAAGGTGGACGTCGCCGCCCGCCGCGCCTTCGTGGGTAGCCGTGAGTTGCAGTTGACCACCCGCGAGTTCGAGCTACTGCGTGTGCTGGTGCGCGGCGTCAACCAGGTACTGCCCAGCGAGGACGTGCTCAAGGAGGTCTGGGGTGAGGACCCGACCGGCAACGAGCAGGCGCTAGACATGCACGTGACCTGGCTGCGCCGCAAGCTCGGAGACGACGCTGAGGCCCCCACCATCCTCCTGAGCGAGGAGGGTGGCTACCGCCTGGTAGCGGCCTGA
- a CDS encoding MarR family winged helix-turn-helix transcriptional regulator: MAQQAATGCGQTASADSPTPPSSSSCGLKDAEHLPLTPEEMAAWRAFLMASTTVTTALNRELMDRAGISLLEYEILVRLCEAENHTLRMSALALDTAQSRSRLTHTVVRLEKAGHVERSECLSDRRGVYCHLTDSGARFLAETAPLHLYGVRRHVIDQIPAGQLAAFAALLEPLAN, from the coding sequence ATGGCGCAGCAAGCAGCAACTGGCTGTGGCCAAACCGCCTCTGCCGACTCGCCCACCCCGCCGTCGTCATCAAGCTGCGGCCTCAAAGACGCTGAGCACCTACCCCTGACCCCTGAGGAGATGGCCGCCTGGCGCGCCTTCCTCATGGCCTCCACCACCGTAACCACCGCCCTGAACCGTGAACTCATGGACCGGGCCGGAATCTCCCTGCTTGAGTACGAGATCCTCGTGCGCCTCTGCGAGGCAGAGAACCACACGCTCCGCATGAGCGCGCTGGCGCTAGACACCGCCCAGTCCCGCTCACGCCTGACCCACACCGTCGTGCGCCTAGAGAAGGCCGGGCACGTTGAGCGCAGCGAGTGCCTCTCCGACCGGCGCGGCGTCTACTGCCACCTCACGGACTCGGGCGCGCGCTTCCTGGCGGAGACCGCTCCCCTGCACCTCTACGGCGTACGCCGTCATGTTATTGACCAGATCCCTGCCGGACAGCTGGCCGCCTTCGCGGCCCTGCTGGAGCCGCTCGCAAACTGA
- a CDS encoding carboxyl transferase domain-containing protein translates to MRRLLIAGRGLTAVRVAASARRCGWEPVGVLTAAERDAGWVRVLADAVLVPAYDDVAALLAAAQELSATGLHPGVGFVAESAQLARGCLGAGLMWVGPAPEVLAALTDKTVLAGMAQRLKLAVPRVWAPVDGPEALHAALADLGGPGVLKPVRGGGGRGVVPVSGVAQAQEAWEQAAGLGPLLFQGAVQQARHIEVQALSDGEGRVLTLGTRECSVQRRAQKLLEEAPAPDLPAGVETQMLRATRRLLGAAGLRGVATCEFLLPAAGGPLLLEVNARLQVEHAVTEEVTGVDLVAVQLALAEGHSLDEAVACGRHAMALAGWRVPVSGLSTTTPQAGTKQVEPAVPVRGHAVELRLYAEDPESLLPQAGVLRHASLPLSTASLRARVAAGQEPEARLRVQCGTFPGDALQPGFSEPLALLAAAASSRQAALGILREALAEVEVRGTLTLAPLLQQVLEAPALQAAAVSTRWLEEELLAHRPGAPQPPATPTAKCSQAAPSTPFAPSAEQTVELRAPLAGTCVAVRPTGSLVAAGEQVVVLEAMKMRLPVPASAAGRVQEAAVQVGQAVPAGALLAVLRAQAPTQQAPAAWVGQAKSSRRPVGQDHSALARARALADVGSLEDMAADDAVLTARARLSGRAVALWVQDPTVHGGTIGLAGAKRVAALIDEAASAGLPVVFVLDGGGARVQEGVDALAGVGLILAAQQRARGRVMQVGLVLGAAAGGAAYAPSLADLLVMVEGTGSLFLTGPAVLAASTGERIDAEALGGAALHATRSGSAHLRVPEEAAAFAAARRLLFFAPLRRQDQPALPLRRGGAGLTPAPGDRLAGQRVPTDWAEPYDVRGLLAALVDRGELEELRPDWAPSVVTALARVEGVPVGVVATQPQVLAGALTPEAAQKVTEHLGLCADLGLPVLTVVDTPGFLPGPGPEAAGVLRHGAALVRAYAGLRARGCRLVTLVTRRAYGGAYVALGSKSLSGALTLAWPQARIGVMDAGSAVALVHRRQLAVAAKAGPQEEELLRARLLTAQEASELAARAVELGWIDEVVEAAQTRARIAQALTSTVQVEAAQPGSSTPHAQAQAQPWHPGTDNHHSTLSSPSSLSACLPLAPVDGVRHPGDGWVECSCGGRHWGLNGSAGVLLWRRACSGLEVLLQRRAGWTHHGGTWGLPGGAVADGEDAAQAALRELEEEAGVPATLVRLGERQVQEHVGWSYTTFAAQAVPDPALDRLLPCDGESTELRWVRLRPGVGVPWEAPAPEGPSGPEPLLHAFMAVWPQLAALLPAR, encoded by the coding sequence ATGAGGCGCCTGCTGATCGCTGGCCGAGGCCTAACGGCGGTACGGGTCGCCGCCTCGGCGCGGCGCTGCGGTTGGGAGCCGGTGGGGGTGCTCACGGCTGCTGAGCGGGACGCGGGGTGGGTGCGGGTGCTGGCTGATGCCGTCCTAGTGCCTGCCTATGATGACGTCGCCGCGCTGTTGGCTGCCGCGCAGGAACTGAGCGCCACCGGGCTGCACCCGGGGGTGGGTTTCGTGGCGGAGAGCGCACAGCTGGCCCGGGGCTGTCTGGGGGCGGGGCTGATGTGGGTGGGGCCTGCGCCGGAAGTGCTGGCGGCGCTGACGGATAAGACAGTGCTGGCTGGGATGGCGCAACGTCTAAAACTGGCGGTGCCGCGCGTGTGGGCGCCAGTGGACGGCCCAGAGGCGCTGCATGCGGCGCTGGCGGATCTGGGTGGCCCAGGGGTGCTCAAACCTGTGCGCGGTGGGGGCGGGCGCGGTGTGGTGCCCGTGTCCGGTGTGGCGCAGGCACAGGAGGCTTGGGAACAGGCTGCCGGGCTGGGCCCCCTGCTATTTCAGGGGGCGGTGCAGCAGGCCCGGCACATTGAGGTGCAGGCGTTGTCCGACGGCGAAGGCAGGGTGCTCACCTTAGGGACGCGTGAGTGCTCCGTGCAGCGCCGCGCCCAGAAGCTTCTCGAAGAGGCACCCGCGCCAGATCTACCAGCTGGGGTGGAGACGCAGATGCTGCGGGCCACGCGCCGTCTGCTTGGGGCGGCCGGGCTGCGGGGCGTAGCGACCTGTGAGTTCCTGCTACCTGCGGCTGGTGGGCCACTGCTGCTGGAGGTCAATGCGCGGCTACAGGTGGAGCATGCGGTGACCGAGGAGGTCACTGGCGTGGACCTGGTGGCGGTGCAGCTGGCCCTGGCGGAGGGGCACAGCCTGGATGAAGCTGTGGCTTGTGGGCGGCACGCCATGGCACTAGCTGGCTGGCGGGTACCAGTTTCCGGACTGTCAACCACGACGCCGCAGGCAGGCACGAAGCAGGTTGAGCCAGCAGTGCCAGTGCGCGGACACGCCGTCGAGCTGCGCCTCTACGCGGAAGACCCGGAGAGCCTGCTGCCACAGGCGGGCGTGCTGCGGCACGCTTCCCTGCCCTTGTCCACTGCTTCCCTGCGTGCCCGGGTAGCCGCAGGGCAGGAGCCTGAGGCACGGCTGCGCGTACAGTGCGGCACCTTCCCTGGCGACGCCCTGCAACCTGGCTTCTCTGAGCCGCTGGCGCTCTTGGCGGCGGCTGCCTCATCGCGCCAGGCGGCTTTGGGGATTCTCCGCGAAGCACTGGCAGAGGTTGAGGTCCGCGGCACCCTAACGCTGGCTCCGTTGCTGCAGCAGGTGCTGGAGGCGCCCGCGCTGCAGGCGGCTGCGGTGAGCACACGCTGGTTGGAGGAGGAGCTGCTGGCCCACCGACCGGGTGCCCCCCAACCCCCTGCAACCCCTACAGCCAAGTGTTCTCAAGCCGCGCCGTCCACGCCATTCGCGCCCAGTGCGGAACAAACGGTTGAGCTACGCGCCCCGCTGGCAGGCACCTGCGTGGCCGTGCGGCCTACGGGCAGTCTGGTGGCCGCTGGGGAGCAGGTGGTGGTGCTGGAGGCCATGAAAATGCGCCTGCCGGTGCCCGCGAGTGCTGCTGGACGAGTACAGGAGGCTGCCGTGCAGGTGGGGCAGGCGGTGCCTGCGGGTGCTCTGCTCGCGGTGCTGCGTGCGCAGGCCCCTACCCAACAGGCCCCGGCGGCGTGGGTCGGCCAGGCGAAGTCGTCGCGGCGCCCTGTGGGTCAGGACCACAGCGCGCTGGCCCGCGCCCGGGCCTTAGCGGATGTGGGGTCCTTGGAAGACATGGCTGCGGACGACGCCGTGCTGACGGCGCGAGCCCGCCTGTCGGGCCGGGCCGTGGCCTTGTGGGTGCAGGACCCGACGGTGCACGGCGGCACGATTGGCCTGGCGGGGGCCAAACGGGTGGCGGCCCTCATTGACGAGGCCGCCTCCGCGGGCCTGCCAGTGGTCTTTGTGCTGGACGGCGGCGGCGCGCGCGTGCAGGAGGGGGTGGACGCTTTAGCTGGCGTCGGCCTGATCCTGGCCGCACAGCAGCGAGCCCGCGGCCGGGTTATGCAGGTGGGTCTGGTGTTGGGGGCGGCGGCTGGTGGGGCCGCCTACGCCCCTTCCCTGGCGGACCTGCTGGTGATGGTTGAGGGCACTGGCAGCCTGTTTCTTACCGGTCCGGCGGTGCTGGCGGCCTCCACTGGGGAGCGGATCGACGCCGAGGCCCTGGGTGGTGCTGCGCTGCACGCCACCCGTTCGGGTAGCGCACACCTGCGGGTACCCGAAGAGGCGGCGGCTTTCGCGGCGGCCCGGCGTCTGTTGTTTTTCGCGCCTCTGCGGCGTCAGGACCAGCCCGCCCTGCCATTGCGGCGTGGTGGTGCGGGCTTGACGCCTGCCCCAGGTGACCGGCTCGCTGGTCAACGGGTGCCTACAGACTGGGCTGAGCCTTATGACGTGCGGGGCCTGCTGGCGGCACTGGTGGACCGTGGCGAGTTGGAGGAGTTGCGCCCAGATTGGGCTCCCAGCGTGGTTACTGCCCTGGCCCGGGTTGAGGGCGTGCCGGTGGGGGTGGTGGCTACGCAACCGCAGGTGCTGGCTGGGGCTCTGACGCCGGAGGCGGCCCAGAAGGTCACGGAGCACCTGGGTTTGTGCGCAGACCTGGGCCTGCCGGTGCTCACGGTGGTGGACACTCCTGGATTCCTGCCGGGCCCCGGCCCGGAGGCCGCTGGGGTGTTGCGGCATGGAGCGGCGCTGGTGCGTGCCTACGCGGGTCTGCGCGCCCGGGGTTGCCGCTTGGTGACGCTGGTGACACGCCGAGCCTACGGCGGGGCATACGTGGCCCTGGGCTCCAAGAGCCTCAGCGGCGCCTTGACCCTGGCCTGGCCGCAGGCGCGTATCGGTGTGATGGACGCCGGTAGTGCCGTGGCGCTGGTGCACCGCCGACAGCTGGCAGTCGCTGCCAAGGCGGGTCCCCAGGAGGAGGAGCTGCTGCGGGCGCGGTTGCTCACGGCTCAAGAGGCCAGCGAGCTAGCAGCGCGGGCTGTGGAACTCGGTTGGATCGATGAGGTGGTCGAGGCCGCGCAGACCCGGGCGCGGATTGCGCAAGCGCTGACGAGCACTGTCCAGGTGGAGGCTGCTCAACCGGGCTCCAGCACTCCCCACGCACAGGCACAGGCACAGCCTTGGCATCCAGGCACCGACAACCACCATTCAACCCTCAGTTCCCCCAGTTCCCTCAGCGCCTGCCTGCCTTTGGCGCCGGTTGATGGTGTCCGCCACCCGGGTGACGGCTGGGTGGAGTGCTCCTGCGGGGGCCGCCACTGGGGGCTGAACGGTTCCGCTGGGGTGCTGCTGTGGCGGCGGGCCTGCTCCGGTCTGGAGGTGTTGCTGCAGCGGCGCGCTGGCTGGACTCACCATGGTGGCACCTGGGGTCTGCCCGGGGGCGCCGTCGCTGATGGTGAGGATGCGGCGCAGGCTGCGTTGCGGGAGCTGGAGGAGGAGGCTGGTGTCCCAGCCACCCTGGTGCGACTGGGAGAGCGCCAGGTGCAGGAGCACGTCGGCTGGAGCTACACGACCTTCGCCGCGCAGGCGGTCCCAGACCCGGCCCTGGACCGGTTGCTGCCCTGTGACGGTGAGTCCACTGAGCTGCGGTGGGTGCGGCTGCGCCCCGGCGTCGGCGTCCCTTGGGAGGCGCCCGCGCCAGAGGGCCCCAGCGGCCCGGAGCCTTTGCTGCATGCCTTCATGGCGGTGTGGCCGCAGCTGGCGGCGCTGCTGCCAGCGCGCTGA
- a CDS encoding biotin--[acetyl-CoA-carboxylase] ligase, whose product MPLVSAAAASPWSRRLVVQQTGSTNDDLRAALTRTDGAFDPASQALWPHLSVLRAEAQTAGRGRADHQWVTPPHSALLASVVLRPLVPAAQLAWLPLLTGLALRDALEPLVAGTGWTLRTKWPNDLVALPAQGQLVGQVEGWGRARKLAGVLTELVAPAGGLSVGTPASRQTAGAVIVGIGVNLGQSAAELPVPWAASLETLGVRPAAGSWDTDALLDDVGEALAVRLSQWEAVGGDPDRADSQLGASLREACVTLGQQVRVLLPGWRTAMEGEAVDLEPGLVLVDSSGCRQVVSAGDVFGVRHHDVIWDTLAR is encoded by the coding sequence ATGCCCCTCGTTTCGGCAGCTGCCGCATCACCCTGGTCGCGCCGCCTTGTGGTGCAGCAAACCGGCTCCACCAACGACGACCTGCGTGCGGCGCTGACCCGTACAGACGGTGCCTTTGACCCGGCCAGCCAGGCTTTGTGGCCGCACCTGTCTGTGCTGCGTGCTGAGGCGCAAACCGCTGGGCGCGGGCGCGCCGACCACCAGTGGGTGACGCCACCTCACAGCGCCCTGTTGGCGTCCGTGGTGCTGCGGCCCCTGGTGCCTGCCGCACAGCTGGCATGGCTGCCGCTGCTGACGGGTCTGGCCCTGCGTGACGCCCTAGAGCCTTTGGTGGCTGGGACTGGTTGGACCCTGCGCACCAAGTGGCCCAATGATCTGGTAGCCCTGCCCGCTCAGGGGCAGTTGGTGGGGCAGGTGGAGGGCTGGGGGAGGGCCCGCAAGCTGGCGGGCGTGCTCACCGAGCTGGTGGCCCCTGCGGGTGGCTTGAGCGTGGGGACGCCCGCGAGTCGGCAGACGGCGGGCGCCGTCATCGTCGGTATAGGGGTGAACCTGGGGCAGAGTGCGGCGGAGCTGCCTGTGCCTTGGGCAGCCTCTCTGGAGACACTGGGGGTCCGGCCTGCTGCTGGCAGTTGGGATACCGACGCCCTACTGGACGACGTCGGTGAGGCCCTGGCTGTCCGGCTCAGCCAGTGGGAGGCGGTGGGGGGAGACCCAGATCGTGCCGACAGCCAGTTGGGCGCAAGCTTGCGTGAAGCCTGCGTCACTTTGGGGCAACAGGTCCGGGTGCTGCTCCCTGGCTGGCGGACGGCGATGGAGGGTGAAGCAGTGGACCTGGAGCCAGGGTTGGTGTTAGTTGATTCTTCTGGCTGCAGGCAGGTCGTTTCAGCGGGTGACGTCTTCGGTGTGCGACACCATGATGTGATCTGGGATACCCTTGCGCGGTGA
- a CDS encoding sensor histidine kinase, which translates to MRRRSMVMAMTSVAVAVAVLGLPLGGTWLLLAWRAVEDSDDRLQVLARVILTILGLALVAFAAAYFVAARGSRRISAPLIYLAAEAEQLGSGQVRPRLRTSGIEEIDLVQAELVRSAERVAGRIAAERQFASDASHQLRTPLTSLTLRLEEIELTCPDEATRAEAHACVEQVERLTGVVEDLLKASRRAGGGTTEALRLEDVFAQQREEWESAFAAAGRDLTFSDEVGMPVLANPGSLAQVLATVIENSLRYGAGRTSVSVRSANGGHGVFIDIADKGEGVSDELAPYIFERAVSGHGSTGVGLALARDLTEADGGRIELSHRRPAVFSIFLNSVPRSLDPHKVLPQGALVSVGRWRRF; encoded by the coding sequence GTGCGGCGTCGCAGCATGGTTATGGCGATGACCTCCGTTGCCGTCGCCGTGGCAGTTCTGGGCCTGCCCCTTGGTGGTACCTGGCTGCTGCTCGCCTGGCGGGCTGTGGAGGACTCTGACGACCGCCTGCAGGTGCTCGCCCGCGTCATCCTGACGATCTTGGGCCTGGCTCTGGTGGCTTTCGCCGCCGCCTACTTTGTGGCCGCCCGCGGTTCAAGGCGCATTTCTGCGCCTCTGATCTACCTGGCTGCTGAGGCTGAGCAGCTTGGCTCTGGGCAGGTCCGCCCCCGTTTGCGCACCTCAGGTATTGAGGAGATCGACCTGGTGCAGGCCGAGCTGGTGCGCTCCGCCGAGCGCGTGGCCGGAAGGATCGCAGCTGAACGGCAGTTCGCCTCAGACGCCTCCCACCAGCTGCGCACCCCCCTGACCAGCCTCACGCTCCGGCTAGAAGAGATTGAGCTGACCTGCCCGGATGAGGCCACCCGGGCTGAGGCCCACGCCTGCGTGGAGCAGGTGGAGCGCCTTACGGGGGTGGTGGAGGACCTGCTCAAAGCCTCCCGGCGGGCCGGGGGCGGCACCACCGAGGCGCTACGTTTGGAGGATGTGTTCGCTCAGCAGCGTGAGGAGTGGGAGAGCGCTTTCGCTGCGGCGGGACGCGACCTTACCTTCAGTGACGAGGTGGGCATGCCGGTGCTCGCCAACCCCGGCTCCCTAGCCCAGGTGCTGGCAACCGTCATTGAGAACTCCCTGCGCTACGGGGCAGGGCGCACGAGCGTGAGCGTGCGCAGCGCCAACGGCGGGCACGGTGTCTTCATTGATATCGCTGACAAAGGTGAGGGCGTCAGCGATGAGTTGGCCCCGTATATCTTTGAGCGTGCCGTCTCCGGGCACGGCTCTACCGGCGTGGGCTTGGCCCTGGCACGGGACCTGACGGAGGCCGATGGGGGCCGCATCGAACTCAGCCACCGTAGGCCCGCCGTCTTCTCCATCTTCCTGAACTCTGTGCCCCGCTCGTTGGACCCGCATAAGGTGCTGCCGCAGGGGGCGCTGGTCTCGGTGGGACGCTGGCGCCGCTTCTGA
- a CDS encoding adenylate/guanylate cyclase domain-containing protein, translating into MEYSGAERFWRAMGFADTTPGEVLFTDRDVRALKGVTRMINENRLSRITVNELLRAQSYTMDRLVLWQLEAFVSELSRQRQMDDSQARMVCLEHVEEMIEPLLEQVTYAWRRHLAALVVRTEEEVTRRSQEEVGQDLYPLTRSLGFVDIVSFTKRAQSMKVSDLTNMLNDFESTARDVVTSRGARVVKTIGDAVMYIADDLPTAADVVTALVDEVQSGPDMLLVRASLVSGRVVSRSGDVFGPTVNLASRLVDTAAPGGIRMDEPTALALVNGPAGARYRVRPCHEVVVRGLGQIVPWELERA; encoded by the coding sequence GTGGAATACAGCGGAGCTGAGCGCTTTTGGCGTGCCATGGGCTTCGCGGACACCACTCCTGGTGAGGTGCTCTTCACTGACCGGGACGTGCGCGCCCTTAAAGGTGTCACGCGGATGATCAACGAGAACCGCCTCTCCAGGATCACGGTGAACGAGCTGCTCCGCGCCCAGTCCTACACCATGGACCGTCTGGTGCTCTGGCAGCTGGAGGCTTTCGTCTCTGAGCTGTCCCGGCAACGTCAGATGGATGACTCCCAGGCCCGCATGGTTTGCCTGGAGCACGTGGAGGAGATGATCGAGCCTCTCCTGGAGCAGGTCACCTACGCGTGGAGACGCCACCTGGCGGCGCTTGTGGTCCGCACCGAGGAAGAGGTGACGCGCCGTAGCCAGGAGGAAGTGGGGCAGGATCTCTACCCGTTGACCCGCTCCCTGGGTTTTGTGGACATCGTCTCCTTCACCAAACGCGCTCAGTCGATGAAGGTCTCTGACTTGACCAATATGCTCAATGACTTCGAGTCGACGGCGCGGGACGTGGTCACCTCCCGGGGGGCGCGCGTGGTTAAGACCATTGGCGACGCCGTCATGTACATCGCCGATGACCTGCCCACCGCCGCCGACGTCGTGACCGCGCTGGTCGATGAGGTGCAGTCCGGGCCGGATATGCTGCTGGTGCGCGCCAGCCTGGTCAGTGGGCGCGTGGTTTCCCGCTCGGGGGATGTTTTTGGGCCCACGGTCAACCTGGCCTCCCGCCTGGTGGACACTGCTGCTCCTGGTGGCATCCGCATGGATGAGCCGACGGCGCTGGCGCTGGTGAATGGTCCTGCTGGTGCCCGGTACCGGGTGCGGCCCTGCCATGAGGTGGTGGTGCGTGGCCTAGGGCAGATCGTGCCGTGGGAGCTGGAGCGGGCCTGA
- the rpmG gene encoding 50S ribosomal protein L33 produces the protein MASKSADVRPKITLACAECKERNYITKKNRRNTPDRLAVNKFCSRCGKHTEHRETR, from the coding sequence GTGGCCAGCAAGAGCGCGGATGTTCGCCCCAAGATCACTCTGGCCTGCGCGGAGTGCAAGGAGCGCAACTACATCACCAAGAAGAACCGTCGCAACACCCCTGACCGCCTGGCGGTAAACAAGTTCTGCTCGCGCTGCGGCAAGCACACCGAGCACCGCGAGACCCGCTGA
- a CDS encoding VTT domain-containing protein: MTSLTAAVTAGLSAALPYPNQMLPALGPDWLDPANMISTFVGWVGPWAIVGVMLVIFAETGLLVGFFLPGDSLLFTLGMFVAIGEADPSRGVPVNIWIAAPLMFVAAVAGNQSGYLIGHRAGPAVFNKPDSRFFKQEYVERTAAFFEKHGGKAITLAQFVPIVRTFTPVMAGVGRMHYLHFLGFNALGATFWAFGITWLGYLLGNVQWIQKNIDVMILVIVGVSVLPMIVSGLRSWLSARKPGSVASGTDAVAAEVDSQ, translated from the coding sequence GTGACCTCACTGACAGCAGCCGTGACGGCCGGGCTGAGCGCAGCCCTTCCTTACCCAAACCAGATGCTCCCTGCACTCGGGCCAGACTGGCTCGATCCCGCGAACATGATCTCTACCTTTGTGGGCTGGGTGGGGCCCTGGGCGATCGTCGGCGTAATGCTGGTGATCTTTGCGGAAACCGGCCTGCTGGTGGGCTTCTTCCTGCCCGGTGACTCCCTGCTGTTCACCCTGGGGATGTTCGTGGCCATTGGTGAAGCTGACCCAAGCCGGGGCGTGCCCGTCAACATCTGGATAGCCGCACCGCTCATGTTCGTTGCGGCGGTAGCCGGTAACCAGTCCGGCTACCTGATCGGCCACAGGGCTGGTCCCGCAGTCTTCAACAAGCCGGATTCACGCTTCTTCAAACAGGAGTATGTGGAACGCACCGCCGCCTTCTTTGAGAAGCACGGCGGCAAGGCCATCACTCTGGCGCAGTTCGTGCCGATCGTGCGCACCTTCACTCCGGTCATGGCGGGCGTAGGCCGCATGCATTACCTGCACTTCCTGGGCTTCAACGCCCTGGGGGCGACCTTCTGGGCCTTTGGTATCACCTGGCTGGGCTACCTGCTAGGCAATGTGCAATGGATCCAGAAGAACATTGACGTGATGATCCTGGTGATCGTGGGAGTCTCCGTGCTACCCATGATCGTTTCTGGGCTGCGCTCCTGGCTGAGCGCCCGCAAACCTGGCAGCGTGGCCAGCGGCACCGACGCCGTCGCCGCTGAGGTGGACTCCCAGTAG
- a CDS encoding MaoC/PaaZ C-terminal domain-containing protein — translation MSNQDPVDPRSAGSSGTGTPSRAGEGARLERVRGRDSGDDAVATAQAMPQTRTQARTQELAQAMAQVVRGLLDRSGVVVTSGQIEAAMWVLIPVVMSLRRVRAWLPTGAWDELVHRRCRLRPADVAATGSLTDSTGVTVELLAQRGGWELLRAKTGHAAPGSLPVFVEHELARLVQDLPRHIAKPNGSSSEPGAASPGTCCPAGATTTTASTPASSTRVLCVTADDVAAWARATGDHNAIHLEPGRGQDCGLLVGDRQVVAHGTLLAALSLALAPPHSPALDLRFVHPLAVGASGVPVHLKSAGDVASGDQVLLKRRQL, via the coding sequence GTGAGCAACCAAGACCCCGTTGACCCCAGGTCAGCGGGGTCTTCTGGTACCGGCACGCCCAGCCGTGCCGGTGAGGGGGCCCGGCTAGAGCGTGTGAGAGGTCGCGACTCTGGGGACGACGCCGTGGCCACCGCCCAGGCGATGCCCCAGACGAGGACTCAGGCGAGGACTCAGGAGCTGGCCCAGGCGATGGCTCAGGTGGTGCGAGGCCTGCTGGACCGCAGCGGAGTGGTGGTCACCTCGGGGCAGATCGAGGCGGCCATGTGGGTGCTAATCCCAGTCGTGATGAGCCTGAGGCGGGTTCGAGCGTGGCTGCCTACAGGGGCCTGGGACGAGTTGGTGCACCGCCGCTGTCGGCTGCGACCCGCCGATGTAGCTGCTACCGGGTCGCTCACCGACTCGACCGGCGTCACTGTGGAGTTGCTGGCGCAGCGTGGCGGCTGGGAGCTGTTGCGCGCCAAGACCGGTCATGCGGCGCCTGGCAGCCTACCGGTGTTCGTTGAACATGAACTCGCCCGCCTGGTCCAAGACCTGCCTCGGCACATCGCCAAACCCAATGGCAGCTCCTCTGAGCCGGGCGCTGCCAGCCCCGGTACGTGCTGCCCGGCCGGAGCTACCACCACGACGGCAAGCACTCCCGCATCGTCCACACGCGTCCTGTGCGTGACCGCCGACGACGTCGCCGCCTGGGCCCGGGCCACCGGGGACCACAACGCCATCCACCTAGAGCCAGGACGCGGCCAGGACTGCGGACTGCTAGTGGGGGACAGGCAGGTGGTGGCGCACGGAACGCTGCTCGCGGCCCTCTCCCTGGCGCTCGCGCCCCCGCACTCACCCGCCCTGGACCTGCGCTTCGTGCACCCCCTGGCGGTGGGTGCCAGCGGCGTGCCCGTGCACCTAAAGTCTGCGGGTGACGTCGCCAGCGGCGACCAGGTGCTGCTCAAACGCCGCCAGCTTTGA